From a single Couchioplanes caeruleus genomic region:
- a CDS encoding lipopolysaccharide biosynthesis protein, with product MTAVADRDEVRRSTRSGLIGLLGAAVNGACGFVLTAVIVRVFGAADSGALFTAIGLVSIIGPLCCLGADTGLMWALPRRERLSRDGARLLVLALVPTVALAAAVAVVGWPAAPRLGAALLTGGPDDAALIRLALVGVPVFVAATVLLAAVRATRPVSAYVGLQLVAVPIARPVLVGMAVVAGGSVVQGFAGWVLPLALAGVAAAVLSLRPLGIGRGAVLRPTPQDRREFAGFALPRALSTAIDASSMWVGVLLTSALAGPAAAGVFGAVGRYVLAGLLVMQGLRVAIAPQLSGLLGAGRRSAAAQIYRRTTVWIVLLSWPAYLLLAVFAPAFLALFGGDFSGGAAPLAVLAVAMMVNVGVGLVQTVLLMSGNSRGHLLGTVAGLAVNVAGCVLLIPRHGALGAAVAWSLGIVCENVVAAVLARRVLGEALFGTGLVAAAAAATAGTGVAAAAGAGLAGRGVPGLAVALAVLLALCAASLASPRVRRAVAAARTQLRPPAKQEALS from the coding sequence ATGACGGCCGTCGCGGACAGGGACGAGGTCCGCCGCAGCACCCGCAGCGGCCTGATCGGGCTGCTCGGCGCCGCGGTCAACGGCGCCTGCGGGTTCGTGCTCACCGCCGTGATCGTGCGGGTCTTCGGCGCGGCCGACTCGGGCGCGCTGTTCACCGCCATCGGCCTCGTCAGCATCATCGGACCGCTGTGCTGCCTCGGCGCCGACACGGGCCTGATGTGGGCGCTGCCGCGCCGCGAGCGCCTCTCCCGGGACGGGGCGCGCCTGCTGGTCCTGGCGCTGGTGCCCACCGTCGCGCTGGCCGCGGCCGTGGCCGTCGTGGGCTGGCCGGCGGCGCCCCGCCTGGGTGCGGCGCTGCTCACCGGCGGCCCGGACGACGCCGCCCTGATCCGGCTCGCCCTCGTCGGCGTACCGGTGTTCGTGGCCGCCACGGTCCTGCTGGCCGCGGTCCGGGCGACCCGGCCGGTCAGCGCGTACGTCGGGCTGCAGCTCGTCGCGGTGCCGATCGCCCGGCCGGTGCTGGTCGGCATGGCCGTCGTCGCCGGCGGTTCGGTGGTGCAGGGCTTCGCCGGCTGGGTCCTGCCGCTGGCCCTCGCCGGGGTGGCCGCGGCGGTGCTGAGCCTCCGCCCGCTCGGGATCGGGCGCGGTGCGGTGCTCAGGCCCACCCCGCAGGACCGCCGCGAGTTCGCCGGCTTCGCGCTGCCCCGGGCGCTGTCCACGGCCATCGACGCCAGCAGCATGTGGGTCGGGGTGCTGCTCACCTCCGCCCTGGCCGGCCCGGCCGCCGCCGGCGTCTTCGGCGCGGTCGGCCGGTACGTGCTGGCGGGTCTGCTGGTCATGCAGGGCCTGCGGGTCGCGATCGCGCCGCAGCTGTCCGGGCTGCTCGGCGCGGGCCGCCGGTCGGCCGCCGCGCAGATCTACCGGCGGACGACGGTGTGGATCGTGCTGCTCTCCTGGCCCGCGTACCTGCTGCTGGCGGTCTTCGCGCCGGCCTTCCTGGCGCTGTTCGGCGGCGACTTCTCCGGCGGCGCCGCGCCGCTGGCGGTCCTCGCGGTGGCCATGATGGTGAACGTCGGCGTCGGCCTCGTGCAGACGGTGCTGCTGATGAGCGGCAACAGCCGCGGTCACCTGCTGGGCACCGTGGCGGGCCTCGCGGTCAACGTCGCCGGGTGCGTGCTGCTCATCCCGCGGCACGGCGCCCTGGGTGCGGCCGTCGCCTGGTCGCTGGGCATCGTCTGCGAGAACGTCGTCGCCGCGGTGCTGGCCCGCCGGGTGCTCGGCGAGGCCCTGTTCGGGACCGGGCTCGTGGCGGCCGCGGCCGCGGCGACCGCCGGTACCGGCGTCGCGGCGGCGGCCGGTGCCGGGCTGGCGGGCCGCGGCGTACCGGGCCTCGCCGTCGCCCTGGCCGTGCTGCTGGCCCTCTGCGCCGCTTCCCTCGCAAGCCCCCGGGTCCGGCGCGCCGTCGCGGCCGCGCGGACCCAGCTCCGACCACCCGCGAAACAGGAGGCTCTGTCGTGA
- a CDS encoding O-antigen ligase family protein translates to MARTTLRPKRVARAAVPARARAIAAVEPGVLDPAAWRVRTAKLPLWPLFMMFALMPLWWVLGVWYVVWPFFGVVLFALLATRGDVRLPAGTWLWLIFLGIVAISSTRLERATSIVVFGLRLGHLCTALLVGIYVYNLGRDRIPWARIASPLALFWLAMVALGWFGVLAPRFSMPSPFELVLPAGVRGERYILDVAHLDATEFNPLSRNPIYRPAAPFPYTNNWGTAYSFLVPFVLAYLMSVRRGALRAVLMVSLPLSLVPAFLTLNRGMFIGLGAGVLYLLVREMARGRVRLLLPITLIVFAGWVVTLFIPVVDLITHRTSTTDTNTDRFDLYVQTWAAVLRSPLLGFGQPTQVDTTHAAEPLGTQGMIWQLLYSHGIPATICFYLILLVLARRLSGAVSPAGLWLSALPVIAAVVTPFYSYIDPNMSVLLFAVGLGLAAVDGPVNREPRTRAS, encoded by the coding sequence TTGGCCAGGACGACCCTGCGGCCCAAGCGCGTCGCGCGCGCGGCCGTGCCGGCCAGGGCGCGGGCGATCGCCGCGGTCGAGCCGGGCGTCCTGGACCCGGCGGCCTGGCGGGTCCGCACCGCCAAGCTGCCGCTGTGGCCGCTGTTCATGATGTTCGCGCTGATGCCGCTGTGGTGGGTGCTCGGCGTCTGGTACGTCGTCTGGCCGTTCTTCGGGGTCGTGCTGTTCGCCCTGCTCGCCACGCGCGGTGACGTCCGGTTGCCGGCCGGCACCTGGCTCTGGCTGATCTTTCTGGGCATCGTCGCGATCAGCAGCACCCGGCTGGAACGGGCCACCTCGATCGTGGTGTTCGGCCTGCGGCTGGGCCACCTCTGCACCGCGCTGCTCGTCGGCATCTACGTCTACAACCTGGGCCGGGACCGGATCCCGTGGGCGCGGATCGCCTCCCCGCTCGCGCTGTTCTGGCTGGCCATGGTGGCGCTCGGCTGGTTCGGCGTGCTGGCGCCCCGGTTCAGCATGCCGAGCCCGTTCGAGCTGGTGCTGCCGGCGGGCGTACGGGGCGAGCGGTACATCCTGGACGTGGCGCACCTGGACGCGACCGAGTTCAACCCGTTGAGCCGCAACCCGATCTACCGGCCGGCGGCGCCGTTCCCGTACACCAACAACTGGGGTACGGCGTACAGCTTCCTCGTGCCGTTCGTGCTCGCGTATCTCATGTCGGTCCGGCGCGGTGCGCTGCGCGCCGTACTCATGGTGTCGTTGCCGTTGTCGCTGGTCCCGGCGTTCCTGACGCTCAACCGGGGCATGTTCATCGGGCTCGGCGCCGGCGTGCTCTACCTGCTGGTCCGGGAGATGGCCAGGGGCCGGGTACGGCTGCTGCTGCCGATCACCCTGATCGTCTTCGCCGGCTGGGTGGTGACCCTGTTCATCCCCGTGGTCGACCTCATCACGCACCGGACGTCGACGACGGACACCAACACCGACCGGTTCGACCTGTACGTGCAGACGTGGGCCGCGGTGCTGCGCTCGCCGCTGCTGGGCTTCGGCCAGCCGACCCAGGTCGACACCACGCACGCCGCGGAACCCCTCGGCACGCAGGGCATGATCTGGCAGCTGCTGTACAGCCACGGCATCCCGGCCACGATCTGCTTCTACCTGATCCTGCTGGTCCTGGCCCGCCGGCTGTCCGGCGCGGTGAGCCCCGCCGGGCTGTGGCTGAGCGCCCTGCCGGTGATCGCCGCGGTCGTCACCCCGTTCTACTCCTACATCGACCCGAACATGTCGGTGCTGCTCTTCGCCGTCGGCCTCGGCCTGGCGGCGGTGGACGGGCCGGTCAACCGCGAACCGAGGACCAGGGCGTCGTGA
- a CDS encoding sugar transferase, with amino-acid sequence MWEARYVKLLLVVDFGATLVATLAAFVLRFQGAAYANWYLALSALIPPVWVGLLALTHAYERRVLFVGGEEYQRVLRAGVRLTVGMALASYVFKADIARGYLLIALVLTTLSSLTGRFVLRKILHRARRRGACMHRVLVLGHAPAVAQMTRQLHRRYHHGLQIIGACLPADQLADAARTLEVPVFGALGAAANSAAAAGADTVMVLSCPELDGPMLRRLAWELERDDIDLIVSSSLVDTAGDRITVRPVDGLPMMHIEHPRLSGGRRLIKSVFDVSVAALLLILFAPLFLAIALVIKLDTGGPVFFRQIRVARGGEMFRMYKFRTMHTDAEARFAAMREQNEFAGVLFKIRDDPRVTRCGRFLRRYSLDELPQLINVLLGEMSLVGPRPPLPSEVEQYPQDMRRRLVVKPGMTGLWQVSGRSDLSWEDSIRLDLRYVENWSLTVDLVILMRTAMVVLRGAGAY; translated from the coding sequence GTGTGGGAGGCGCGGTACGTCAAGCTGCTCCTGGTCGTCGACTTCGGAGCGACGCTCGTGGCGACGCTGGCCGCGTTCGTGCTGCGGTTCCAGGGCGCGGCGTACGCGAACTGGTACCTGGCCCTTTCCGCGCTCATTCCGCCGGTCTGGGTCGGACTTCTCGCGCTGACGCATGCGTACGAACGCCGCGTGTTGTTCGTCGGCGGCGAGGAATACCAACGGGTGCTGCGGGCCGGCGTACGCCTGACCGTCGGGATGGCGCTGGCGTCGTACGTGTTCAAAGCCGACATCGCGCGCGGCTATCTGCTCATCGCGCTGGTTCTGACGACGCTGTCCTCGCTGACCGGCCGCTTCGTGTTGCGGAAGATCCTGCACCGGGCTCGCCGCAGAGGCGCCTGCATGCACCGCGTGCTCGTGCTCGGTCACGCGCCGGCCGTCGCGCAGATGACCCGGCAGCTGCACCGGCGCTACCACCACGGGCTGCAGATCATCGGGGCCTGCCTGCCGGCCGACCAGCTCGCCGACGCGGCCCGCACCCTGGAGGTGCCGGTCTTCGGGGCGCTCGGCGCCGCCGCCAACTCGGCCGCCGCGGCGGGCGCGGACACCGTCATGGTGCTGTCCTGCCCGGAGCTGGACGGTCCGATGCTGCGCCGGCTCGCCTGGGAGCTGGAACGCGACGACATCGACCTCATCGTGTCGTCGTCGCTGGTGGACACCGCCGGGGACCGGATCACCGTGCGCCCGGTGGACGGGCTGCCGATGATGCACATCGAGCATCCGCGGCTCTCCGGCGGCCGGCGGCTCATCAAGTCCGTCTTCGACGTCTCCGTCGCGGCGCTGCTGCTGATCCTGTTCGCACCGCTGTTCCTCGCCATCGCGCTGGTCATCAAGCTGGACACCGGCGGCCCGGTCTTCTTCCGGCAGATCCGCGTGGCCCGTGGCGGCGAGATGTTCCGGATGTACAAGTTCCGCACGATGCACACCGACGCCGAGGCGCGGTTCGCGGCGATGCGGGAACAGAACGAGTTCGCCGGTGTGCTCTTCAAGATCCGGGACGATCCGCGGGTCACCCGGTGCGGCCGTTTCCTGCGCCGGTACTCGCTGGACGAGTTGCCGCAGCTCATCAACGTTCTGCTGGGGGAGATGTCGCTCGTGGGGCCGCGCCCGCCGCTGCCCAGCGAGGTCGAGCAGTACCCACAGGACATGCGCCGGCGGCTGGTCGTCAAGCCGGGGATGACCGGGCTGTGGCAGGTGAGCGGGCGCTCGGATCTGTCGTGGGAGGACTCGATCCGGCTGGACCTGCGGTATGTGGAGAACTGGTCGCTCACCGTCGACCTGGTGATTCTCATGCGGACCGCGATGGTCGTGTTGCGGGGCGCAGGCGCGTACTAG
- a CDS encoding glycosyltransferase — protein MTTLLVASTGGHLAELHDLAPRLGLGARRWVTFDSPQSRSLLDGEDVVFVPPATSRDVAGVLREMVVARRMLRSERYEHVISTGAAVAMAFFLPATAAGVPCSYIESATRTQGPSLTGRLAARVPRVRLYTQYPAWAGGAWRYGGSIFDAFEAEAFADPPPVRKVVVTLGTHQRYTFPRLLTHLVGLLPPEWDVLWQVGSTVIDKMPAGARKQVPIDEMREALAEADAVISHAGVGSALAAMQAGKRAVYVPRRRAHGEHVDDHQVEMARELEGRKLVVAREVEELTLADLQTAAAWSVRSVPGAAPFRLVRSPDHPQAD, from the coding sequence GTGACCACGCTGCTCGTCGCGTCCACCGGCGGCCACCTCGCGGAGCTGCACGACCTCGCGCCCCGGCTCGGCCTGGGCGCGCGGCGGTGGGTGACGTTCGACAGCCCGCAGAGCCGGTCGCTGCTGGACGGTGAGGACGTGGTGTTCGTGCCGCCGGCCACGAGCCGGGACGTGGCCGGGGTGCTGCGCGAGATGGTCGTCGCCCGCCGCATGCTCCGCTCCGAGCGGTACGAGCACGTCATCAGCACCGGGGCCGCCGTCGCGATGGCGTTCTTCCTGCCCGCCACCGCGGCCGGGGTCCCGTGCTCGTACATCGAGAGCGCGACCCGGACCCAGGGCCCGTCGCTGACCGGACGGCTGGCCGCGCGGGTGCCGCGGGTACGCCTCTACACGCAGTACCCGGCCTGGGCCGGGGGAGCGTGGCGGTACGGCGGGTCCATCTTCGACGCGTTCGAGGCGGAGGCGTTCGCCGACCCGCCGCCGGTGCGCAAGGTGGTCGTGACGCTCGGCACGCACCAGCGGTACACGTTTCCGCGCCTGCTCACCCACCTCGTCGGACTGCTCCCGCCGGAATGGGACGTCCTGTGGCAAGTGGGTTCGACCGTCATCGATAAGATGCCCGCCGGCGCCCGGAAGCAGGTGCCGATCGACGAGATGCGCGAGGCCCTGGCGGAGGCGGACGCGGTCATCTCGCACGCCGGCGTGGGCTCCGCGCTGGCGGCGATGCAGGCGGGCAAGCGCGCCGTGTACGTCCCGCGACGCCGCGCCCACGGTGAGCACGTCGACGACCACCAGGTCGAGATGGCTCGGGAGTTGGAAGGCAGGAAACTCGTCGTGGCCCGTGAGGTGGAGGAGCTCACCCTCGCGGACCTGCAGACAGCCGCAGCGTGGTCCGTACGATCCGTCCCCGGTGCCGCGCCGTTCCGGCTGGTTCGCTCGCCCGACCACCCACAAGCAGACTGA
- a CDS encoding sulfotransferase domain-containing protein, giving the protein MTVLDRLKNAAPQGAREGLRSALVRYGEHTSARRPLPDFLIVGTKRGGTTSLWRYLVQHPLVPRLFPAWNTKTSHYFEENWSRGQAWYRSHFPTERQRAALERRYGAPPKVGEAAPLYMFHPLVADRVADLMPQVRIIVLLRDPVERAYSHWKERRGEGVEPLGFAEALAAEQERTAGERERLIAEPGSVSEAFDWYSYRARGRYLEHLEPWLARFPREQMLFLPSETLYRDPAGTYARTLDFIGLPPHELESYDVFNDRPSKGMDPAVRAELTAYYRPFNAALAERLGLSLAWAG; this is encoded by the coding sequence GTGACGGTGCTCGACCGGTTGAAGAACGCGGCGCCGCAGGGCGCCCGGGAAGGGCTGCGCAGCGCCCTGGTCCGGTACGGCGAGCACACCAGCGCCCGTCGCCCGCTGCCCGACTTCCTCATCGTCGGCACCAAACGCGGCGGCACCACCTCGCTGTGGCGGTACCTCGTCCAGCACCCGCTCGTGCCCCGCCTCTTCCCGGCGTGGAACACCAAGACCTCGCACTACTTCGAGGAGAACTGGTCGCGCGGACAGGCGTGGTATCGCTCGCACTTCCCGACCGAGCGGCAGCGGGCCGCCCTCGAACGCCGGTACGGCGCACCGCCCAAAGTGGGTGAAGCCGCACCGCTGTACATGTTCCATCCCCTCGTGGCGGACCGGGTCGCCGACCTGATGCCGCAGGTGCGCATCATCGTGCTGCTGCGCGATCCGGTGGAGCGGGCGTACTCGCACTGGAAGGAGCGCCGGGGCGAGGGTGTGGAGCCGCTCGGGTTCGCCGAGGCCCTCGCCGCCGAGCAGGAGCGGACGGCGGGGGAGCGGGAACGCCTCATCGCGGAGCCCGGCTCCGTCAGCGAGGCGTTCGACTGGTACTCGTACCGGGCGCGCGGCCGCTACCTCGAGCACCTGGAGCCGTGGCTGGCCCGGTTCCCGCGCGAGCAGATGCTGTTCCTGCCCAGCGAGACCCTGTACCGCGATCCCGCCGGCACGTACGCCCGTACCCTCGACTTCATCGGCCTGCCGCCGCACGAGCTGGAGTCCTACGACGTCTTCAACGACCGGCCGAGCAAGGGCATGGACCCCGCGGTACGTGCCGAGCTGACCGCCTACTACCGGCCGTTCAACGCCGCGCTGGCGGAGCGTCTGGGGCTGTCGCTCGCCTGGGCCGGCTAG
- a CDS encoding glycoside hydrolase family 16 protein — protein MLRRAHVPAHAPAPRRGIRSTRSLTIIGTAVVAVTAATLVPVFADDDNGLTLYPVADTTLTQVPQDGDNSVKTTLASCPALCDNNPRGRRDATLQFAVDKLPANATRVKAKLRVYAWNDFAARIVARAVPGDLSAAATPARFAAVGTVEALDAVKKGYNEFDVSASVQENGMYTFALSQENYNTRVYWASRENSKENLRPELVLSYDTETKPTAEPTTPATVLPPAATATTTPPTSAPPATTTKAPEPTKTTTAPATKPPAATTAPAPPTGWRQVWADEFDGGTVDRSKWNLRDNEGRDIDLGCNVDDAKNTFVGGGNLTLRALRESATCSSQNRQFTQSYLDTIGKASWKYGRFEIRAKSPNKPETSQGLWPAFWLRPDDGGNGEIDVTELPGGRDWYDKSTAAIFWDYTPVKQDTRIALPGGGYPGDGFHTYTTEWDANALKWYIDGKLVWTRDRSTTPWYDKAFNKPYNLRLNFQVGGWLGNPDSSTRFPADFVVDYVRVYQR, from the coding sequence ATGTTGCGCAGGGCGCACGTGCCGGCCCACGCGCCGGCACCGCGACGGGGGATCCGTAGCACCCGATCGCTGACCATCATCGGAACGGCCGTCGTGGCGGTGACCGCCGCGACGCTCGTACCGGTGTTCGCGGACGACGACAACGGACTGACCCTGTACCCGGTGGCCGACACCACCCTCACGCAGGTGCCGCAGGACGGCGACAACAGCGTGAAGACGACGCTGGCCAGCTGCCCGGCGCTGTGCGACAACAACCCCCGGGGACGCCGCGACGCCACCCTCCAGTTCGCCGTGGACAAGCTGCCGGCCAACGCCACCCGGGTGAAGGCGAAGCTGCGGGTGTACGCCTGGAACGACTTCGCCGCCCGCATCGTGGCCCGCGCGGTCCCGGGCGACCTCAGCGCGGCCGCCACCCCGGCCCGGTTCGCCGCCGTCGGCACGGTCGAGGCGCTGGACGCGGTCAAGAAGGGCTACAACGAGTTCGACGTCTCCGCCTCCGTGCAGGAGAACGGCATGTACACGTTCGCGCTGTCGCAGGAGAACTACAACACCCGGGTCTACTGGGCGTCGCGGGAGAACTCGAAGGAGAACCTGCGCCCGGAGCTCGTGCTGTCGTACGACACCGAGACGAAGCCGACGGCCGAGCCGACGACGCCCGCCACGGTGCTGCCGCCGGCTGCCACGGCGACCACCACGCCGCCGACGAGCGCGCCGCCGGCCACCACCACCAAGGCGCCGGAGCCCACGAAGACCACCACCGCCCCGGCCACGAAACCGCCGGCCGCCACGACGGCACCGGCCCCGCCCACGGGCTGGCGGCAGGTGTGGGCCGACGAGTTCGACGGCGGCACGGTCGACCGGTCGAAGTGGAACCTGCGCGACAACGAGGGCCGCGACATCGACCTCGGCTGCAACGTGGACGACGCGAAGAACACCTTCGTCGGCGGCGGCAACCTCACCCTGCGGGCCCTGCGCGAGAGCGCCACCTGCAGCTCGCAGAACCGGCAGTTCACCCAGTCGTACCTGGACACCATCGGCAAGGCGTCGTGGAAGTACGGGCGCTTCGAGATCCGCGCCAAGTCGCCGAACAAGCCGGAGACGTCCCAGGGCCTGTGGCCGGCGTTCTGGCTGCGGCCCGACGACGGCGGCAACGGCGAGATCGACGTGACCGAGCTGCCCGGCGGCCGGGACTGGTACGACAAGTCCACCGCGGCCATCTTCTGGGACTACACGCCGGTCAAGCAGGACACCCGGATCGCGCTGCCCGGCGGCGGGTACCCGGGCGACGGCTTCCACACGTACACCACCGAATGGGACGCGAACGCCCTCAAGTGGTACATCGACGGCAAGCTGGTGTGGACACGGGACCGCAGCACCACCCCGTGGTACGACAAGGCGTTCAACAAGCCGTACAACCTGCGGCTGAACTTCCAGGTCGGCGGGTGGCTCGGCAACCCGGACAGCAGCACCCGGTTCCCGGCCGACTTCGTCGTGGACTACGTACGCGTCTACCAACGCTGA
- a CDS encoding glycosyltransferase family 2 protein, translating to MPDSLPDVTVVVATRDRPGLLERAVTSILGQDYPGHVECIVVYDHVDVRELDVAVGPGRSLKLINNTHRQGLPGGRNSGADAATGDLLAFCDDDDIWLAAKLSRQVELLADPAIGAVSCGLRLRGPGIDKERVLDKDLVTHDDFLADRVMEVHSSTMLIRRSTWAAAGEVDEQIPGGYSEDYEWLLRVSAQTPVAVVRQALVIVDWHGGSFYFGRWATIVEAQRYLIAKHPDLARSRAGLARLRGQIAFALASGNRRTEALKELAAVVRLNPREKRVLVTVPVVLRLVTGERVLRMAQKRGRGI from the coding sequence GTGCCTGACAGCCTGCCGGACGTCACCGTCGTCGTCGCCACCCGGGACCGGCCCGGCCTGCTGGAACGCGCCGTCACCAGCATCCTCGGCCAGGACTATCCCGGCCACGTCGAGTGCATCGTCGTGTACGACCACGTCGACGTCCGGGAGCTCGACGTGGCCGTGGGCCCCGGCCGGTCGCTCAAGCTCATCAACAACACCCACCGCCAGGGGCTGCCGGGCGGCCGCAACAGCGGCGCCGACGCGGCCACCGGCGACCTGCTGGCGTTCTGCGACGACGACGACATCTGGCTCGCCGCGAAGCTCAGCCGCCAGGTGGAGCTGCTCGCCGACCCGGCGATCGGCGCGGTCAGCTGCGGGCTGCGCCTGCGCGGCCCCGGCATCGACAAGGAGCGGGTGCTCGACAAGGACCTGGTCACGCACGACGACTTCCTCGCCGACCGGGTCATGGAGGTGCACTCCAGCACGATGCTGATCCGGCGGTCCACCTGGGCCGCGGCCGGCGAGGTCGACGAGCAGATCCCCGGCGGGTACAGCGAGGACTACGAGTGGCTGTTGCGGGTCTCCGCGCAGACCCCGGTGGCCGTCGTCCGCCAGGCGTTGGTCATCGTCGACTGGCACGGCGGCTCGTTCTACTTCGGCCGCTGGGCGACCATCGTCGAGGCTCAGCGCTATCTCATCGCCAAGCACCCCGACCTGGCCCGCAGCCGCGCCGGCCTGGCCCGGCTCCGGGGACAGATCGCGTTCGCGCTCGCCTCGGGCAACCGGCGCACCGAGGCGCTCAAGGAGCTCGCGGCGGTCGTCCGGCTCAATCCCCGGGAGAAGCGCGTGCTGGTCACCGTACCCGTCGTGCTGCGCCTGGTGACCGGTGAGCGGGTCCTGCGGATGGCGCAGAAGCGCGGCAGGGGGATCTGA
- a CDS encoding phosphatase PAP2 family protein: MVLLYFVAALAVVVPAVAGPLLAYGPGRRLAGGRLAATTREAVTGLVTTLGRPATAVVFTLFWAALTIAVFWPIGLLAHSLQDAVDWPVLLWVTDRRNPAFEDFNWFYTALGDREPLKRVVVVAAVVFAVLWRRRFWIPLLAILASFPLEQYVQAIVAKMVDRGHPPTGLGTYPSGGIARVIMTFGVIVLFVALTWRLSRRWHVALGTVVFVMATYEGYSRLYTQKHWLTDVITGLIFGPALFLGFAVAVCVLAGRYPRPEPPAAGPVAARAPEAVAAS; encoded by the coding sequence GTGGTACTGCTGTATTTCGTCGCGGCCTTGGCCGTCGTGGTCCCGGCCGTGGCCGGGCCGCTGCTCGCGTACGGGCCGGGCCGGCGCCTCGCAGGTGGCCGGCTCGCCGCCACGACGCGCGAGGCGGTGACCGGTCTGGTCACGACGCTGGGCCGCCCGGCCACCGCGGTGGTCTTCACGCTGTTCTGGGCGGCCCTGACGATCGCGGTCTTCTGGCCGATCGGGCTGCTCGCGCACAGCCTCCAGGACGCCGTGGACTGGCCGGTGCTGCTGTGGGTGACCGACCGGCGCAACCCCGCGTTCGAGGACTTCAACTGGTTCTACACCGCGCTGGGTGACCGCGAGCCACTGAAGCGGGTCGTCGTGGTCGCCGCCGTCGTCTTCGCGGTGCTGTGGCGCCGGCGGTTCTGGATCCCGCTGCTGGCCATCCTCGCCAGCTTCCCGCTCGAGCAGTACGTCCAGGCGATCGTGGCCAAGATGGTCGACCGGGGTCACCCGCCGACCGGGCTGGGCACGTACCCGTCCGGCGGCATCGCCCGCGTCATCATGACGTTCGGCGTCATCGTGCTCTTCGTCGCCCTCACCTGGCGGTTGTCGCGGCGCTGGCACGTCGCGCTCGGCACGGTGGTGTTCGTCATGGCCACGTACGAGGGCTACTCCCGCCTGTACACGCAGAAACACTGGCTCACCGACGTCATCACGGGCCTGATCTTCGGGCCGGCGCTGTTCCTCGGGTTCGCCGTCGCGGTGTGCGTCCTGGCCGGCCGGTATCCGCGCCCCGAGCCCCCGGCCGCCGGTCCGGTCGCCGCGCGTGCGCCAGAGGCGGTCGCGGCCTCGTGA
- a CDS encoding methyltransferase domain-containing protein — translation MNLHSLRWRLVDRPDSWGAKRREARSRWLAETFPELSEMSVVDLGGRVGFWRQLPVRPKHVHVVNLEPAPAELPEWVEVDHGDACELPPEIAARRYDLVFSNSVIEHVGGHERRLRFAESVHALAPAHWVQTPYRYFPIEPHWIAPGMQFLPVAARREVARKWPLAYTPGRTREEALSRVLWTELVDKTQMRSYFPESTLRSERVMGLTKSLIAYKRG, via the coding sequence ATGAACCTGCACTCCCTGCGCTGGCGGCTCGTCGACAGGCCCGACTCCTGGGGCGCGAAGCGCCGGGAGGCACGGTCGCGCTGGCTGGCGGAGACCTTCCCCGAGTTGTCCGAGATGTCGGTGGTGGACCTCGGCGGCCGCGTGGGGTTCTGGCGCCAGCTGCCGGTCCGCCCCAAGCACGTCCACGTCGTCAACCTGGAGCCGGCGCCGGCCGAGCTGCCGGAGTGGGTCGAGGTCGATCACGGCGACGCCTGCGAGCTGCCCCCGGAGATCGCCGCCCGGCGCTACGACCTCGTCTTCAGCAACTCGGTCATCGAGCACGTCGGCGGGCACGAGCGCCGGCTGCGCTTCGCGGAGTCCGTGCACGCCCTCGCCCCGGCGCACTGGGTGCAGACGCCGTACCGGTATTTCCCGATCGAGCCGCACTGGATCGCGCCGGGCATGCAATTCCTCCCGGTGGCCGCGCGCCGTGAGGTCGCGCGCAAGTGGCCGCTCGCTTACACCCCGGGCCGCACGCGCGAGGAGGCCCTTTCCCGCGTTTTGTGGACCGAATTGGTGGACAAGACGCAGATGCGCTCGTACTTCCCCGAGTCGACCCTGCGCAGCGAGCGGGTCATGGGCCTGACGAAGTCTCTGATCGCCTACAAGCGGGGGTGA